DNA from Halobaculum sp. XH14:
ACGGGCGAGACGTTATACAGCGCGGTATATCCGATCGCCAAGGGCGATGAAACCATCCGCCCAGCATACCAGTCAGCGAATTTGTAATAAACGAGTTGAAGCTCTTTGAGAAGGAAGATCAAAGCACGAACGACGAGCCGAGAGAACCCTTTATCGCGGCGGATCCGACGAGCTTCCCTTGTTAATGAGAGTTCGGTGTCCATGGGTCGAACGGACAATCGAAGATTGATAAAATCCCGCCCCCGGAAATCAGGATTGAGAACCAGGCCATCGAGAACTATAAGGATGATTCTGCATGTGATTTTGAAGTTATACTCGTTCGTTCTTTTCAGTCTTAGTCGTGGCGCTGGCCGGTGGGATGTACTAGGTCCGGAAGAGCTAACCGTATTTTTAAGCATATGGGCGGACTGCTGCAGTTCAATGGCCCGTCATTACACACTCTCCAATCTGTCTCGTGTGCTGCAGGACCCAAGTCTGCTCCAAAACGAGTTTCGCCGAATCAATCGAAAACTCAACTCCACGTTGTTTCGAAACCGACAACAGAACGGTTTCGACGTGTTGAGCGCGGACTGGGACAACCTGATAATTCTTGACGGGTGCCGCTACGAGGTTTTCGAGGACCATCATACGTTCTCGGGAGATCTTTCTCCCATCTATTCGCAAGGGGCTCATAGCAACGAGTTCATGCAGGCAACGTTCGCTGATCGACAACTCCACGATACGATTTACATCACGTCCAACCCGTGGTCGGAACAACTCAGTGATGACACGTTCTTTCTCACGAGGACAACATACACGGAGAGCGAACAGGGTGGCGAGGCGAGACTTCCCGAGGACGTTGCCAAACTAACACTTGAGACGTTTGAGGAGTACCCGAACAAGCGGTACATCATCCACTTCATGCAACCGAACAACCCGTACGTTGGACCGATTGCGGAGGAACTTCGGGAGAAATTATTGACGAGGAACGGCGTCCTCTGTACTGAACTTGGCCTGACGAGTGCGAACACAACTACGACCATAACCGATGAAGTCCCCCACCTCAGGCGTGCGCTCAGGAAAGGATACATCACTCGACAGCAGATGCTTGAAGTGTATACTGAAAACTTGAAGGAAGTCACTCGACACTCGAAGCGCGTCATCAACGAATTGGGTGGGAAAACAACACTAACGAGTGACCATGGAGACATGTTCGGAGAACGCCTCCCCCCGCTCTATCTGAAGGACTACTCTCACTGGGAAGGGGTCCACAGCGACGTGTTACGGCGTGTCCCATGGTTCGAAATGGACTCACAGAATCGCCGGGACATCGAGGGCGGTGAGCCGATTCGAGAGGAACGAATCGGGGCGAGTGGTGTCGAAGAACACTTGAAGAGCATGGGATATCTCGCGGATTGATTGTGATCAACAAGACGATCGTAGTGAAACAAGAGAGACCAGCCAGAGAAGACCCATGAGAAGAACTAAATCGACCATCGAGACGACCACGGAGAGTCACATCGGGAGAGTACAACAGCGAAGTGCGATCCGGCATCATTCCAGTGCTCAGAAATGTTAGACATCCGTAGCCAGCTGGCGAAATCCGATCTGATCAAGCGAACATTCGAAGGGAGCCGGGAGAAAGTATCTCAACTCTATCGAGCTCTACACGAGAGCGATAGTATGGAAGAGTACAGATCACTTCGCACCGAGTCTAGCATTGGACTGAAACCGTTAGAATCCGAGGAAGGAGTATTCCGGAAAGGAGCTAATTTGAAGCCACACCCTGACGCTCCGAATCCAGTGTTGACCAAGGATGACGTTGACGACGTCCTCACTCGGTTCGTCGCCGATCCATTCATTGTTTATGAAAGTGGCGTGTACAATCTCTTTTTCGAAATAAAATCAATTGGTGGAAACGTCTTTATCGGTCACGCCTTCAGCGAAGACGGACTCGAGTACACTTACAATCAAGTCGTTATTGAACCCGAGTTTGCTCAGCACACCTACCCATATGTCTTTAAGTTGGATGGGCAGTGGATGATGGTTCCGTCCCCAGGAGCCAACGTCAATGGTCAGTTTCGCGTCTACGAAGCAGTCGATTTTCCCATTGAATGGCGACTGAGAGCCGTACCAATTCAAGAACGTGTGCGACAGGATCCCACACCGATCTTCCACGACGACAGATGGTTCCTTATATACCAAGATACAGACACATGGGACGTCGAACTGAAGCATTCCGATTCCCTTTTTGCGGACGAATGGAACACCCATCCGGCCAGTCCAATATTCGAAAACGACCCAAAGGAGATAGCAAACTGTTCAATCGGTGGTGCCGAGATGGTTCCTTCGGGGCGACCGATTTACAACGGCGATTCCGTCGATCTATTTTACAGATCCCACATCAATCGAGAGGTCTACCACTACCGGATTACAGCGCTAACTGAGGACACGTTCGAGCAGCACCGGTTCTCCGACTCGACCGTTTTTGAAGGCTTGAAAACGAACGAGTGGAACCGACGGTTCATGCACACGGTGAATCCAGTTTACCCGTGGATGTCTGATGAGCCCAGAGTTGCCGTCGACGGGCTCAAAGCCGATAGCTACGAGTGGAGCATCGGGATATATACCATCGATTGACTTCGGGAACGATTGGCAGTGAATCTGTAATGTACTGACCTTGAACCATGACGCAGGCCCAATACTGAGAAAGGATTAAATCC
Protein-coding regions in this window:
- a CDS encoding glucosamine inositolphosphorylceramide transferase family protein is translated as MEEYRSLRTESSIGLKPLESEEGVFRKGANLKPHPDAPNPVLTKDDVDDVLTRFVADPFIVYESGVYNLFFEIKSIGGNVFIGHAFSEDGLEYTYNQVVIEPEFAQHTYPYVFKLDGQWMMVPSPGANVNGQFRVYEAVDFPIEWRLRAVPIQERVRQDPTPIFHDDRWFLIYQDTDTWDVELKHSDSLFADEWNTHPASPIFENDPKEIANCSIGGAEMVPSGRPIYNGDSVDLFYRSHINREVYHYRITALTEDTFEQHRFSDSTVFEGLKTNEWNRRFMHTVNPVYPWMSDEPRVAVDGLKADSYEWSIGIYTID